Proteins encoded in a region of the Luteimonas viscosa genome:
- a CDS encoding helix-turn-helix domain-containing protein, which translates to MITAPQMRAARALLGIDQRRLAELAGVSLPTIQRMEASDGTVRGVVGTLMKVVEALDAAGIELIGNEQPSRGRGRGVRLKEPPEG; encoded by the coding sequence ATGATCACAGCGCCACAGATGCGCGCCGCCCGCGCCCTGCTCGGCATCGACCAGCGCAGGCTGGCCGAACTGGCCGGCGTGTCGCTGCCGACGATCCAGCGCATGGAAGCCAGCGACGGCACCGTGCGCGGCGTGGTGGGCACGCTGATGAAGGTGGTCGAGGCGCTGGACGCCGCCGGCATCGAGCTGATCGGCAACGAGCAGCCCAGCCGGGGTCGCGGCCGTGGCGTACGCCTGAAGGAACCACCGGAAGGGTGA
- a CDS encoding GNAT family N-acetyltransferase — MPELVVRPATAARWLDLQAVLGSRGAAAKCQCQRAILPLREYWYMPREMREAFLRKEVGRRRAPAPGLIGYSGEEAVGWCRLGPRNSFAPLRNSPVPWSGRDEDRDDAGVWAVVCFAVRAGHRRQGVSGDLAAAAVDYARARGARALEGYPMATGDGDIAWGELHVGGRGAFQRAGFREVSHPTPRRYVMRIDF, encoded by the coding sequence ATGCCCGAACTCGTCGTCAGACCTGCCACCGCCGCGCGCTGGCTCGACCTGCAGGCCGTCCTGGGCAGCCGTGGCGCGGCCGCGAAGTGCCAGTGCCAGCGCGCCATCCTGCCGCTGCGCGAATACTGGTACATGCCCAGGGAAATGCGCGAGGCGTTCCTGCGCAAGGAGGTTGGGCGTCGACGGGCGCCGGCCCCCGGGCTGATCGGTTATTCGGGCGAGGAAGCCGTGGGATGGTGCCGACTGGGGCCCCGCAACAGCTTCGCCCCGCTGCGCAATTCGCCGGTTCCCTGGTCGGGCCGCGACGAGGACAGGGACGACGCCGGCGTCTGGGCGGTGGTGTGTTTCGCGGTGCGCGCGGGCCATCGCCGGCAGGGCGTGAGCGGCGACCTGGCGGCCGCGGCGGTCGATTATGCGCGGGCGCGCGGTGCGCGTGCACTCGAGGGTTACCCGATGGCCACCGGTGACGGCGACATCGCGTGGGGCGAACTGCACGTCGGCGGTCGCGGCGCATTCCAGCGCGCGGGATTCCGCGAGGTCTCGCATCCGACGCCACGCCGCTACGTGATGCGGATCGACTTCTGA
- a CDS encoding DUF4097 family beta strand repeat-containing protein has translation MKFPIPTAALLAGMAIAPAFAATPIDETRPLDPRGNLEVSNVKGRIEVRAWDRPEVHITGSLGDGVERLQIEGDRNSLEVRVRYPRNGRNAEPTTLLLSVPRQVDLEIEGVAVDIDVAGVAGGELDISSVSGEVVAVGAPREADIGSVSGNLQLNLNSHKLDLESVSGNVSLRGRIDGEISAETVSGDIRIETRGEAARRLSTSSVSGNASYTGGLAEGGRISAESVSGDIRLALPESLSARVHAESFSGDLRAPGARIDKPKYGPGSSFEHTYGSGSGEIHVETFSGSAELVLE, from the coding sequence ATGAAATTCCCGATCCCGACCGCAGCCCTGCTGGCCGGAATGGCCATCGCCCCCGCCTTCGCCGCCACTCCGATCGACGAGACCCGTCCGCTCGATCCACGCGGCAACCTGGAAGTCTCCAACGTCAAGGGCCGGATCGAAGTGCGCGCCTGGGACCGGCCCGAGGTGCACATCACCGGCAGCCTCGGCGATGGCGTCGAACGGCTGCAGATCGAGGGCGACCGCAACAGCCTCGAAGTCCGGGTGCGCTACCCGCGCAACGGCCGCAATGCCGAACCGACCACCCTGCTGCTCAGCGTGCCACGGCAGGTGGACCTGGAGATCGAGGGCGTCGCCGTGGACATCGACGTGGCCGGCGTCGCCGGCGGCGAACTGGACATCAGCAGCGTCAGCGGCGAGGTGGTCGCGGTCGGTGCCCCGCGCGAGGCCGACATCGGCAGCGTCAGCGGCAACCTGCAGCTCAACCTCAACAGCCACAAGCTGGACCTGGAGAGCGTGAGCGGCAACGTCTCGCTGCGCGGGCGCATCGACGGCGAGATCTCCGCCGAAACGGTCTCGGGCGACATCCGCATCGAGACCCGCGGCGAGGCCGCCCGCCGGCTCAGCACCAGCAGCGTCTCCGGAAACGCCAGCTACACCGGCGGCCTGGCCGAAGGCGGCCGCATCAGCGCGGAGTCGGTGAGCGGCGACATCCGCCTGGCGCTGCCGGAATCGCTCTCCGCTCGCGTCCACGCGGAAAGCTTCAGCGGCGACCTGCGCGCGCCCGGTGCGCGGATCGACAAGCCGAAGTACGGTCCCGGCTCGAGTTTCGAGCACACCTACGGCAGCGGTTCGGGCGAGATCCACGTAGAGACGTTCTCGGGCAGCGCCGAACTGGTCCTCGAGTAG
- a CDS encoding RNA polymerase sigma factor — MHPRKRADSATDLDHALARASAGGDTAAFEALYRRHAGRVHGVILRLVGHQHSRAEDLTQEAFVRAWQALPTFRFESAFGTWLHRLAANTALMELRSRRAAPGMDNDEDAIDGIGTADSAGHGTALSMDLEQAVASLPPRARAVLVLYDVEGWKHEEIADTLEMAVGSSKAQLHRARRLLRAKLGDPA, encoded by the coding sequence GTGCATCCCCGGAAGAGAGCGGACTCCGCGACCGACCTGGACCACGCGCTGGCGCGGGCATCGGCCGGCGGCGACACGGCGGCGTTCGAGGCGCTGTACCGGCGGCATGCCGGTCGCGTCCACGGCGTGATCCTGCGGCTGGTGGGCCACCAGCACAGTCGCGCCGAGGACCTGACCCAGGAAGCCTTCGTCCGTGCCTGGCAGGCATTGCCGACATTCCGCTTCGAGAGCGCCTTCGGCACCTGGCTGCACCGGCTGGCGGCCAACACCGCGCTGATGGAACTGCGCAGCCGCCGCGCCGCGCCCGGCATGGACAACGACGAGGACGCGATCGACGGCATCGGCACGGCCGATTCCGCCGGCCATGGCACCGCGCTGTCGATGGACCTGGAGCAGGCCGTCGCCAGCCTGCCGCCGCGGGCCCGCGCGGTGCTGGTGCTGTACGACGTCGAGGGCTGGAAACACGAGGAAATCGCCGACACGCTGGAGATGGCGGTCGGCAGTTCCAAGGCACAACTGCACCGCGCGCGCAGGCTGCTGCGCGCGAAGCTGGGAGACCCCGCATGA
- a CDS encoding hydroxypyruvate isomerase family protein — MGLAASGLVPAGDSLAQPLKSNLKHSVARWTFGQTPIAELCRTVKQIGFSAIDLVGPDDWPALKAHDVHSSMCNGAELGLEQGFADTRFHDALVARYTRHIDLVADAGYRNLICFSGNRGGMDPAEGLANSAAGLKRILGHAEKRGVRLVMELLNSRVDHPDYLCDRSAWGVELCETLGSDHFGLLYDIYHMQIMEGDIIATIRRNHRWFVHYHTAGVPGRHEIGEDQELNYPAICRAIRDTGFDGFIAQEFMPSAPDPVASLREAVRLCDV, encoded by the coding sequence ATGGGGCTGGCGGCGTCGGGACTCGTGCCCGCAGGCGATTCGCTTGCGCAGCCACTGAAATCCAACCTGAAACATTCGGTGGCGCGCTGGACGTTCGGGCAGACGCCGATCGCCGAGCTGTGCCGGACCGTGAAGCAGATCGGCTTTTCCGCCATCGACCTCGTCGGCCCGGACGACTGGCCCGCCCTGAAGGCGCACGACGTGCACAGCTCGATGTGCAACGGCGCCGAACTCGGGCTGGAGCAGGGGTTCGCCGACACCCGCTTCCACGACGCGCTGGTGGCGCGCTACACCCGCCACATCGACCTGGTGGCCGATGCCGGCTACCGCAACCTGATCTGCTTTTCCGGCAACCGCGGCGGCATGGATCCGGCCGAAGGCCTGGCCAATTCGGCCGCCGGCCTCAAGCGCATCCTCGGCCATGCGGAGAAGCGGGGCGTCAGGCTGGTGATGGAACTGCTGAACTCGCGGGTCGACCACCCCGACTATCTGTGCGACCGCTCCGCCTGGGGCGTCGAACTGTGCGAGACGCTCGGTTCGGACCACTTCGGCCTGCTTTACGACATCTACCACATGCAGATCATGGAAGGCGACATCATCGCCACCATCCGCCGCAACCATCGCTGGTTCGTGCACTACCACACCGCCGGCGTGCCCGGGCGGCACGAGATCGGCGAGGATCAGGAGCTGAACTACCCGGCGATCTGCCGCGCGATCCGCGACACCGGATTCGACGGATTCATCGCACAGGAATTCATGCCGTCGGCGCCGGACCCGGTCGCCTCGCTGCGCGAGGCGGTCCGCCTCTGCGACGTGTAA